A single region of the Acidobacteriota bacterium genome encodes:
- a CDS encoding MGMT family protein, translating to MTARKASGAWQGVYALVRRIPEGKVMNYGQIAHLLDRPLSARAVGWAMHSCPPGIPWHRVVSATGECSTDRLDSHPQGLQRALLEAEGVRFGPSGRVDMKRFRWNPEEG from the coding sequence ATGACGGCCCGAAAAGCATCCGGCGCCTGGCAGGGGGTCTACGCGCTGGTTCGGAGGATTCCGGAGGGCAAGGTCATGAACTACGGGCAGATCGCCCATCTCCTGGACCGTCCGTTGTCGGCGCGCGCGGTCGGCTGGGCCATGCACTCCTGCCCTCCCGGCATTCCCTGGCATCGGGTAGTCAGCGCCACGGGCGAGTGCTCCACCGATCGGCTCGATTCCCATCCTCAGGGACTCCAAAGGGCTTTGCTGGAAGCCGAGGGTGTCCGCTTCGGGCCCTCGGGCCGGGTGGATATGAAGCGTTTCCGGTGGAACCCGGAAGAGGGATGA
- a CDS encoding amidohydrolase family protein — translation MNQDLDRRRFLTGSAALAVPGFAGSWTASGCSPETPGRSVVIDHHLHVFPDQTGALGYDDPNTHSRIMQGAVRSLWGRFVASHTDPRYIPEPDEEVGFTQGKYGIWRWRKHGEDCWIRRGPQTMTDPIHEPEQMLAHMDIVGVDMGVIQTGYMAKVWGREVYYADCIRRWPDRFIGTTDIDYDLTKDDRHLAGELETLQRAVEELGYRGLCSHMPKGQPRDDSRADALWKACVRLQIPVFLDTGFNSKADYLREIGEIENVCRRFPELQVVNAHQGSNVLPPSDPNHVDNPTEFFELFKLGNFHLEFGYVLAWENEAVWGARDSEFPYPRHKEMIRRIYERFGARVMVWGADMPWAGRACTYKQCIDTIRHHTEFMTDEDRSLVLGGNAARIYRVAG, via the coding sequence ATGAATCAGGATCTGGATCGACGCCGTTTTCTGACCGGATCGGCCGCTCTGGCGGTCCCCGGTTTCGCCGGAAGCTGGACGGCCTCGGGTTGCTCCCCGGAAACTCCCGGGCGCTCCGTGGTCATCGACCATCACCTGCACGTCTTTCCCGACCAGACCGGAGCCCTGGGATACGACGACCCGAATACACACAGTCGCATCATGCAGGGCGCCGTCCGGAGCCTCTGGGGGAGGTTCGTCGCCAGCCACACCGATCCCAGGTACATCCCGGAACCGGACGAGGAGGTCGGGTTCACACAGGGGAAATACGGCATCTGGAGATGGCGGAAACATGGTGAGGACTGCTGGATCCGCCGCGGGCCCCAGACCATGACCGACCCCATCCATGAGCCCGAGCAGATGTTGGCCCACATGGACATCGTGGGCGTGGACATGGGAGTGATCCAGACCGGATACATGGCCAAGGTGTGGGGCCGGGAAGTCTACTACGCCGACTGCATTCGCCGCTGGCCCGACCGTTTCATCGGAACCACCGACATCGACTACGACCTGACCAAGGACGACCGGCATTTGGCGGGCGAGTTGGAAACCCTGCAACGAGCCGTCGAAGAGCTCGGTTATCGTGGACTCTGCTCCCACATGCCCAAGGGGCAACCCCGGGACGACTCCCGCGCCGACGCCCTCTGGAAGGCCTGCGTCCGCTTGCAGATCCCGGTATTTCTGGACACCGGCTTCAACTCCAAGGCGGACTACCTCCGGGAGATCGGAGAGATCGAAAACGTCTGCCGCCGGTTCCCGGAGCTCCAGGTGGTGAACGCTCACCAGGGCAGCAACGTGCTGCCGCCCTCCGATCCCAACCACGTGGACAACCCGACCGAGTTCTTCGAGCTCTTCAAGCTGGGCAACTTCCACCTGGAGTTCGGCTACGTCCTGGCCTGGGAGAACGAGGCGGTCTGGGGAGCGAGAGATTCGGAATTCCCCTACCCGCGGCACAAGGAGATGATCCGGAGAATCTACGAGCGCTTCGGGGCCCGGGTGATGGTCTGGGGAGCCGACATGCCCTGGGCGGGGCGAGCCTGCACCTACAAGCAGTGCATCGACACCATCCGCCACCACACGGAGTTCATGACCGACGAGGACCGCAGTCTGGTCCTGGGAGGGAACGCGGCGCGAATCTACCGCGTCGCCGGGTAG
- a CDS encoding LLM class flavin-dependent oxidoreductase: MMDGRPQASVPGLRDANGRESMDAIDTGIFIMPFHPPDKPRAQCHEEDLELIVRAEDLGFGEFWIGEHHTMKYENIVMPEIFIARALGETSRIRLGPAPVCLNQHHPAHVACRLAFLDDLSKGRLNLCFGPGSVPADQILYGAEPKNAAKMAAEATDIILKLWESDPPYEYDGEFWSIRLDDHVDEETGVGFIPKPFQRPHPPIAAPGTSRNSGTMKAAGKRGFQPFGHCLVTSNVLRDLWETYEEAALEAGRTPDRKDFKIARSIFLADSTREARARARTNSVAGNYEYIGGLLDKGPGRAMYKRDLDMSDADCNLDFLMTEQIIAGDVDEVLRRLLLMVEETGSFGTLILMCYDWDDKASWLRNLELFAKELMPRLNRAVGAPAVA, translated from the coding sequence ATGATGGACGGTCGGCCGCAAGCGAGCGTGCCGGGACTCCGGGACGCCAACGGGAGGGAATCCATGGACGCCATCGACACCGGCATTTTCATCATGCCCTTTCACCCCCCGGACAAGCCTCGGGCGCAATGCCATGAAGAAGATCTGGAGCTGATCGTTCGGGCCGAGGACCTCGGGTTCGGCGAGTTCTGGATCGGTGAGCATCACACCATGAAATACGAGAACATCGTGATGCCCGAGATCTTCATCGCCCGGGCCTTGGGGGAGACCAGCCGGATTCGGCTGGGCCCGGCTCCGGTCTGTCTCAATCAGCATCATCCGGCCCACGTGGCCTGCCGGCTGGCGTTTCTGGATGACCTTTCCAAGGGGCGGCTCAATCTCTGCTTCGGCCCGGGCAGCGTGCCGGCGGATCAGATATTGTACGGCGCGGAGCCCAAGAACGCCGCGAAGATGGCGGCCGAAGCCACCGACATCATCTTGAAGCTCTGGGAATCGGATCCTCCGTATGAGTACGACGGGGAATTCTGGTCCATCCGCCTCGACGATCACGTCGACGAGGAGACGGGAGTCGGCTTCATTCCCAAGCCGTTCCAGCGGCCTCATCCCCCCATCGCGGCACCGGGCACGAGCCGCAATTCGGGGACCATGAAGGCAGCGGGAAAAAGAGGATTTCAGCCCTTCGGACATTGCCTGGTGACGTCCAACGTACTGCGGGATTTATGGGAGACCTACGAGGAAGCCGCTCTGGAGGCAGGGCGCACGCCGGACCGGAAGGACTTCAAGATCGCGCGATCCATCTTCCTGGCCGACAGCACCAGGGAGGCGCGCGCCCGCGCCCGGACCAATTCGGTAGCCGGCAACTACGAATACATCGGCGGCCTTCTGGACAAGGGACCGGGACGCGCGATGTACAAGCGGGACCTCGACATGAGCGACGCCGATTGCAATCTGGATTTTCTCATGACCGAGCAGATTATCGCCGGAGACGTGGACGAAGTGCTGCGCCGGCTGTTGCTCATGGTGGAGGAGACCGGTTCCTTCGGCACCTTGATCCTCATGTGCTACGACTGGGACGACAAGGCAAGTTGGCTCCGCAACCTGGAGCTTTTCGCCAAGGAGCTCATGCCTCGGTTGAACCGGGCGGTCGGCGCGCCAGCAGTTGCCTGA
- a CDS encoding M20/M25/M40 family metallo-hydrolase — MKLNQDVIDRVNRAVRPDRLTELAVDLIRIPSPTQHAAAVADLMAEVLAAEGFEVGRPEAAWPRSPAVVTRYESGVPGRTLQFNGHLDTVHLPFVPPRIEDGILYGSGASDMKAGVAAMCEALLAVRDSHVLEAGGILLTAHDLHEAPWGRGQQLTALIDAGYVGDAALLPEYLSNILPVVGRGMANVEVTLSREGTPVHEVLGGLGKPRVIVAGADLVNRLEALDRSLTGRTHPLAGRESVFVGKVEGGEIYNQSPTEFRLAGTCRWLPGTAVDQVRKRFLEAVDAMETPSGIQVDARFHYRRDAFEMDLEHPLVGAFEDSCRAVMGRTLPHGAKPFIDDGNTLGELAGIETITHGPRATGAHTTGEQVPVDDLIRVAKVYACAAVAFCAG; from the coding sequence ATGAAGCTGAACCAGGACGTCATCGATCGTGTGAACCGGGCCGTCCGCCCGGACCGGCTGACGGAATTGGCCGTCGACCTCATCCGGATCCCCAGCCCTACCCAGCACGCCGCCGCGGTAGCGGACCTTATGGCGGAGGTTCTGGCGGCCGAAGGTTTCGAAGTCGGCCGGCCGGAGGCCGCATGGCCCCGGTCCCCGGCCGTGGTCACCCGGTACGAATCGGGAGTTCCGGGACGAACCCTCCAGTTCAACGGCCACCTGGATACGGTGCATCTTCCCTTCGTTCCTCCCCGCATCGAGGACGGAATCCTCTACGGGAGCGGGGCCTCCGACATGAAAGCCGGCGTGGCCGCCATGTGCGAGGCTCTGCTGGCGGTTCGGGATTCGCACGTCTTGGAGGCCGGAGGGATCCTGCTCACGGCTCACGACCTGCACGAGGCTCCATGGGGCCGGGGCCAGCAGTTGACGGCGCTGATCGATGCGGGGTATGTGGGAGACGCCGCGCTGTTGCCGGAATACCTCTCCAATATTCTCCCGGTCGTGGGCCGGGGCATGGCCAACGTCGAGGTGACCCTCAGCCGGGAGGGAACCCCGGTGCATGAGGTTCTGGGGGGCTTGGGGAAGCCTCGGGTCATCGTCGCCGGCGCGGACCTGGTGAACCGGCTCGAGGCCCTCGACCGGAGCTTGACCGGCAGGACGCATCCCCTGGCCGGGCGGGAGAGCGTCTTCGTCGGCAAGGTCGAGGGGGGAGAGATCTACAACCAGTCGCCCACCGAGTTTCGTCTCGCCGGCACCTGCAGGTGGTTGCCGGGGACGGCCGTTGACCAGGTTCGAAAACGGTTTCTGGAGGCCGTCGACGCGATGGAGACACCGTCCGGAATCCAGGTTGATGCCCGGTTTCACTACCGGCGGGACGCCTTCGAGATGGACCTGGAGCATCCTCTGGTCGGCGCGTTCGAGGATTCCTGCCGGGCAGTCATGGGCCGAACATTGCCGCATGGCGCCAAGCCCTTCATCGACGACGGCAATACCCTGGGGGAGCTGGCCGGTATCGAGACCATCACGCACGGTCCGCGGGCCACGGGGGCTCACACGACCGGGGAGCAGGTTCCGGTGGATGACCTGATCCGGGTGGCCAAAGTCTACGCCTGTGCCGCGGTTGCGTTCTGCGCCGGGTAG
- a CDS encoding aspartate aminotransferase family protein translates to MAARTESIPAERTGEEQFLRQILVRAQMSEFAQDPFIMSRANGVHYWDVHGKQYLDGISGIYVVSVGHSNPRVMDAIRRQMEVLHFSPTMHGSNPLAVELANRLVAVAPGDLDAVKLLSGGSEVTEAAITMARQYHRLTGNSTKYKIISRYQSWHGSTMGSLSASGLTSRRSMREPLAPGFIHVFPPTCYRCPFGKEYPDCEITCASLIGDVIESEGPETVAAVIVEPIGHTGGIIEPPEEYLPQLRELCDRHNVLLIFDEIITGMGRTGRMFAAETFGVLPDLLCVGKGLSGGYAPLSAMLCRRHIADAFWGDPATNPGFVAGHTFEGNPISCRAGLATLAEIVERDLCANAREVGGHLRRGLEGLRRHGIIGDIRGRGLFLGVEFVRNPETREPFSDRISIGKRIGKRALEHGLLTRFDPNWIALGPPLILTPAEADQIVEILDRSIGEILAELEEAK, encoded by the coding sequence GTGGCTGCCCGCACCGAATCCATTCCTGCTGAAAGGACGGGGGAGGAGCAGTTCCTGCGGCAAATCCTGGTTCGGGCCCAGATGAGCGAGTTTGCCCAGGATCCCTTCATCATGTCCCGGGCCAACGGTGTTCACTACTGGGACGTTCACGGCAAGCAGTACCTGGACGGGATCTCGGGAATCTACGTCGTCTCCGTGGGGCATTCCAATCCACGGGTCATGGACGCGATTCGCCGGCAGATGGAGGTGCTGCATTTCTCACCTACCATGCACGGCAGCAATCCTCTCGCCGTCGAGCTGGCCAATCGCCTGGTGGCCGTGGCTCCGGGAGACCTGGACGCGGTCAAGCTTCTGAGCGGAGGATCGGAGGTGACCGAAGCGGCCATCACCATGGCCCGCCAATACCATCGTTTGACCGGGAACTCCACCAAGTACAAGATCATCTCCCGCTACCAGTCGTGGCACGGATCGACCATGGGGTCCCTCTCCGCATCGGGACTGACCAGCCGCCGGAGCATGCGGGAACCTTTGGCGCCGGGCTTCATCCACGTCTTTCCCCCCACCTGCTACCGCTGTCCCTTCGGCAAGGAATATCCGGACTGCGAGATCACCTGCGCGAGCCTCATCGGCGACGTGATCGAGAGCGAGGGTCCGGAGACCGTCGCCGCCGTCATCGTGGAGCCCATCGGCCACACCGGGGGCATTATCGAACCGCCCGAGGAGTACCTGCCTCAACTGCGGGAACTTTGCGACCGGCACAACGTCCTCCTCATCTTCGACGAGATCATCACCGGTATGGGGCGGACCGGCCGGATGTTCGCCGCCGAAACCTTCGGAGTCCTTCCCGACCTCCTCTGTGTAGGGAAGGGACTGTCGGGCGGGTACGCTCCCCTGTCGGCGATGCTCTGCCGCCGGCATATCGCCGATGCCTTCTGGGGAGACCCGGCCACCAATCCGGGGTTCGTCGCCGGTCACACGTTCGAGGGGAATCCCATTTCGTGCAGGGCCGGCCTGGCGACGCTGGCCGAGATCGTGGAGCGGGACCTCTGCGCCAACGCTCGTGAAGTGGGGGGCCATCTCCGGCGCGGACTGGAGGGACTCCGGCGCCACGGCATCATCGGCGACATTCGTGGCCGGGGTCTGTTCCTGGGCGTCGAGTTCGTCCGGAACCCGGAGACCAGGGAACCCTTCTCCGACCGGATCTCCATCGGAAAGCGCATCGGCAAGAGGGCCCTGGAACATGGTTTGCTGACCCGGTTCGATCCCAACTGGATCGCACTGGGGCCGCCGCTCATTCTGACCCCCGCGGAGGCCGACCAGATCGTGGAGATCCTGGATCGGAGCATCGGAGAGATCCTCGCCGAATTGGAGGAAGCAAAGTGA
- a CDS encoding amidohydrolase/deacetylase family metallohydrolase yields the protein MTDAAEGYDLLLKGGTVIDPANGRRGRLDVAVKEGRVAAVARDLPVQGSAEVLDTSGLFVVPGLIDLHTHVYEGVSFLGIEADDLCPRTGVTTVVDTGSAGWINYKGLERYVIEPSETRIFGYVNLSGVGLPSRRGELVHHDYLDAGECAECVLRHPETALGVKVRLYEGVAGTMDLRDVLKASLDAAKECGKPLMIHISGSDVALEDLLPPLRTGDVVTHCFHRIGAASILDGEGRIRPVVRDARERGILFDVGHGVGSFAFRIARRAVAEGFLPDTISTDIHTLCINYPVYDLPTTLSKFLGLGLSLEEVIERATIEPARIIGIDSHLGHLSVGATADIAVLELEEGRFSFFDVEHEKMVGPERLVCRATIKDGKVWWRAGEDGQTAAG from the coding sequence GTGACGGACGCCGCAGAAGGCTACGATCTGCTCCTGAAGGGTGGGACGGTGATCGACCCGGCCAATGGCCGGCGAGGCCGCCTGGACGTGGCGGTGAAGGAGGGGCGGGTGGCGGCCGTGGCCCGCGACCTTCCGGTCCAGGGCTCGGCCGAGGTGTTGGACACGTCCGGCCTCTTCGTGGTTCCCGGCCTCATCGATCTGCACACCCACGTCTACGAAGGCGTCTCCTTCCTGGGGATCGAGGCGGACGACCTCTGTCCCCGCACCGGGGTCACCACCGTCGTCGATACCGGGTCCGCCGGCTGGATCAACTACAAGGGTCTGGAACGGTATGTGATCGAGCCCTCCGAAACCCGGATCTTCGGTTACGTGAACCTCTCCGGTGTGGGTCTCCCATCGCGCCGGGGGGAACTGGTCCACCATGACTATCTCGACGCCGGCGAATGCGCCGAGTGCGTCCTGCGCCATCCGGAGACGGCCCTGGGCGTCAAGGTCCGTCTCTATGAGGGAGTGGCCGGAACCATGGACCTCCGGGACGTCCTCAAGGCTTCCCTGGACGCGGCGAAGGAATGCGGCAAGCCGCTCATGATTCACATCAGCGGGTCGGACGTGGCGTTGGAGGACCTGCTTCCGCCCCTTCGAACCGGCGACGTGGTAACCCACTGTTTCCACAGGATCGGGGCCGCGTCAATCCTGGACGGGGAGGGGCGAATCCGCCCCGTGGTCCGGGACGCCCGGGAGCGCGGGATCCTGTTCGACGTGGGACACGGCGTGGGCAGCTTCGCCTTCCGCATCGCCCGCCGGGCGGTGGCCGAGGGGTTCCTGCCGGACACCATCAGCACCGACATCCATACCCTGTGCATCAACTACCCCGTCTACGACCTCCCCACCACCCTGTCCAAGTTTCTGGGCCTGGGCCTCTCACTGGAGGAGGTGATCGAACGGGCCACCATCGAACCGGCCCGGATCATCGGCATCGACTCCCATCTGGGACACCTGAGCGTGGGCGCCACCGCCGACATCGCGGTGCTGGAGTTGGAGGAGGGCCGGTTCTCCTTCTTCGACGTGGAGCACGAGAAGATGGTCGGGCCGGAGAGGCTGGTCTGCAGGGCCACCATCAAGGACGGAAAGGTCTGGTGGCGCGCCGGTGAGGACGGTCAGACGGCAGCAGGGTGA
- a CDS encoding dihydrodipicolinate synthase family protein, translating to MKPKLTRQEIRSALTGPFGSIRTPFKRDGGVDYDGLRNHIERNIQNGAGTALLTAGDSHFHILSDSEIAEVTRVTVEQTAGRALVVAADRRHSTSRAVDFARHVRGVGADVMMVLPPDWAGSCTTRTLVEHYGAVAREIPVMLVTNLFIPRGSDFGLETLKVLVEEVAGIVAIKNDFLGQFARRMCLLVHEHWAVFSGGHKQNHLDLHPYGCDGYMSTYIGFRPRIARRYWSAIQEGNLAQAREVIETCDMPLFDYLAKLQGGFDAGLHGMLEIYGIAGRWRRKPHYSLTDREMERLRDHLDGLGVL from the coding sequence ATGAAGCCAAAGCTGACTCGACAGGAGATCCGTTCGGCACTGACTGGGCCTTTCGGATCGATCCGCACTCCCTTCAAGAGGGATGGCGGTGTGGATTACGACGGTCTCAGAAACCACATCGAGCGCAATATCCAAAACGGGGCCGGCACCGCGCTCCTGACGGCAGGGGACAGTCACTTCCATATCCTGAGCGATTCCGAGATCGCTGAGGTCACGCGCGTTACCGTCGAGCAGACCGCCGGACGCGCGCTGGTGGTCGCCGCGGACCGCCGTCACTCCACGAGCCGTGCGGTGGACTTCGCCCGCCATGTCCGCGGGGTGGGCGCCGACGTCATGATGGTGCTCCCGCCCGACTGGGCCGGTTCCTGCACGACCCGGACCCTGGTGGAACACTACGGCGCCGTGGCCCGGGAGATCCCGGTGATGCTGGTGACCAATCTCTTTATCCCCCGGGGGAGCGACTTCGGGCTCGAAACCCTGAAGGTCCTGGTGGAGGAGGTCGCGGGGATCGTGGCCATCAAGAATGACTTCCTCGGCCAGTTCGCACGGCGCATGTGCCTGCTGGTGCACGAGCATTGGGCGGTGTTCTCCGGCGGCCACAAGCAGAATCATCTGGACCTGCACCCTTACGGCTGCGACGGATACATGTCGACCTACATCGGCTTCCGTCCCCGGATCGCCCGCCGCTACTGGTCCGCCATTCAGGAGGGGAACCTGGCTCAGGCCAGAGAGGTGATCGAGACCTGCGACATGCCGCTGTTCGACTATCTGGCGAAACTGCAGGGCGGGTTCGACGCGGGCCTGCACGGCATGCTGGAGATCTACGGCATCGCCGGACGGTGGAGGCGCAAACCCCACTATTCCCTCACCGACCGGGAGATGGAGAGACTACGGGATCATCTCGATGGGCTGGGAGTTCTTTGA